A section of the Enterococcus montenegrensis genome encodes:
- a CDS encoding 6-phospho-beta-glucosidase produces MTTSFPKDFLWGGAVAAHQLEGAWQAGGKGVSVADVMTVGSPTHYRAITDGVLPNEYYPNHEGIDFYHRYKEDIALFAEMGFKCFRTSIAWTRIFPNGDEAEPNEAGLKFYDDLFDECLKHNIEPVVTLSHFELPYHLVTEYGGFRNRKLIDFFLRFAEVCFKRYQNKVKYWMTFNEINNQANFHEDFAPFTNSGIFYQEGEDREAIMYQAAHYELVASAKAVKIGKAINPDFQIGCMIAFAPLYAVNDKPENALMSIKSMEKRYYFCDVHVHGFYPNHILKYWERKGIKIDFTREDEKALKEGTVDYIGFSYYMSHAVVHHEENVHYDYDETKDLVRNEFVKASDWGWQIDPVGLRYSLNWFTDMYHVPLFIVENGFGAYDKKEADGSVHDEYRIDYLKAHIEQMKLAVIEDGVHLMGYTPWGCIDLVSAGTGEMEKRYGFIYVDKDNKGNGTLARSKKDSFYWYHEVIQTNGEKI; encoded by the coding sequence ATGACAACTAGTTTTCCAAAAGATTTTCTCTGGGGTGGGGCAGTTGCAGCTCACCAATTAGAAGGTGCGTGGCAAGCTGGTGGTAAAGGTGTCAGTGTTGCTGACGTTATGACTGTCGGTTCACCAACCCATTATCGCGCCATTACAGATGGTGTCTTACCCAATGAGTATTATCCAAATCATGAGGGAATAGATTTTTATCATCGTTATAAAGAAGATATTGCTCTTTTTGCAGAAATGGGTTTTAAATGCTTTCGAACATCAATTGCGTGGACGCGGATTTTTCCTAACGGAGACGAAGCGGAGCCTAACGAAGCGGGTTTGAAATTTTATGATGACTTATTTGATGAATGTTTGAAGCATAATATTGAACCGGTTGTAACGTTGTCTCATTTTGAACTGCCGTATCATTTGGTAACAGAGTATGGTGGCTTTCGTAATCGTAAGTTAATTGACTTTTTCCTCCGCTTTGCTGAAGTTTGCTTTAAACGATACCAAAACAAAGTGAAATATTGGATGACTTTTAATGAAATCAATAATCAAGCAAACTTCCATGAAGATTTTGCTCCATTTACAAACTCTGGTATTTTTTATCAAGAAGGAGAAGATAGAGAAGCCATTATGTATCAGGCTGCTCATTATGAGCTTGTTGCTAGTGCTAAGGCAGTAAAAATTGGGAAAGCCATTAATCCAGATTTTCAAATTGGCTGTATGATTGCTTTTGCGCCATTATATGCGGTAAATGACAAGCCTGAAAATGCGTTGATGTCAATAAAATCAATGGAGAAACGTTATTACTTTTGTGATGTCCATGTTCACGGTTTTTATCCAAATCACATCTTGAAGTATTGGGAACGTAAAGGAATTAAAATTGATTTTACACGTGAAGATGAAAAAGCATTGAAAGAAGGCACGGTTGATTATATTGGTTTTAGTTATTATATGTCGCATGCAGTTGTTCATCATGAAGAAAATGTTCACTACGATTATGACGAGACAAAAGATTTAGTACGTAATGAATTTGTTAAAGCCTCTGATTGGGGCTGGCAAATCGATCCGGTTGGGTTACGTTATTCGTTAAACTGGTTCACAGACATGTATCACGTGCCATTATTCATTGTCGAAAATGGGTTTGGTGCTTACGACAAAAAAGAAGCAGATGGCAGTGTCCATGATGAGTATCGCATTGACTATTTAAAAGCACATATTGAACAAATGAAGTTAGCCGTAATTGAAGATGGGGTTCACTTGATGGGGTATACCCCTTGGGGCTGTATTGATTTAGTTTCGGCTGGAACCGGAGAAATGGAAAAACGTTATGGTTTTATCTACGTTGATAAAGATAATAAAGGAAACGGGACTTTAGCAAGAAGTAAAAAAGATTCATTTTATTGGTATCACGAAGTAATTCAAACAAATGGTGAAAAAATTTAG
- a CDS encoding PTS cellobiose transporter subunit IIB — MKKALIICAAGMSSSMMAAKTTEYFKNKGEEIVVDAVSATEGDKMIKTSDFDLFLISPQTTMFLDKFKKLGSEVGKPVVSIPFQAYVPIPTGIQKLSEVIEENI, encoded by the coding sequence ATGAAAAAAGCTTTAATAATTTGTGCTGCGGGGATGTCATCTTCAATGATGGCTGCAAAAACAACGGAATATTTTAAAAACAAAGGAGAAGAAATTGTTGTCGATGCTGTCTCTGCGACAGAAGGGGACAAAATGATTAAAACCAGTGATTTTGATTTATTTTTAATTTCGCCACAAACAACTATGTTTTTAGATAAATTCAAAAAATTAGGGTCAGAAGTTGGGAAGCCTGTTGTTAGTATCCCATTTCAAGCTTACGTGCCAATTCCAACTGGTATTCAAAAACTAAGTGAAGTTATTGAAGAAAATATTTAG
- a CDS encoding BglG family transcription antiterminator, translating to MRPKERELLLHLIQYQGDFVTSQHLASELSLSDRTVRTYITRLKELIAENGGVITAKQGYGYCLTIVNKLNFDLFLAKQGITLNSEEKAPLISDITDRENYILNKLLLEEATINLDDLTEELFISRSSLSKDMQEIKEKLKPYTLTLASKHGVGLFVKGDERSKRHFILDTFFGKNYTNSLKKYLGNSPLFQDISFEELTIIILDEIREAKLKISDIIIQNLVLHLALSIKRLKEGFEIKELGIAADISEKIEYEVARKIVSRIEVFSKIAFPSEEISYLALHLMAKSNHPVVEENQELTGALTQAIALLSNSLGYSLNEDYQLKSGLLDHLKPMLVRLERKISLDNPLTSEIKSNYPQAFELTKNYLGQMPVLKDYQITDDEWAYLTLHVMAAMEKAKDMQKVHALIICATGYGSAQLLKNRVVNEFDNHITITNVQGYYEINETSLNDADLIISSIDLSAMVFPIPIIHVSVFLNDEDVARIRKTIHKISTKNRQMINLKLNDGKDQRKQNMLTEQMGEKYFKLYDIVPTKEQVLQELAELLRVNEAENYPKELLEQINHREQMGQIIFSESIVVPHPALPVGISTKIAVALIPRGMSWDEEKKIHFVFLISPSYIENKGITVMTKAIVKLVDCLPFQEKMLAEPTFTNFSQLFLQLM from the coding sequence ATGAGACCAAAGGAAAGAGAATTGCTCTTGCACTTAATCCAGTATCAAGGTGATTTTGTCACTAGCCAACATTTGGCCTCTGAGTTGTCATTGTCTGACCGTACTGTCCGCACATATATCACGCGTCTAAAAGAACTTATTGCAGAAAATGGGGGTGTGATCACTGCTAAACAAGGTTATGGTTATTGTTTGACTATTGTAAATAAATTGAATTTCGATCTTTTTTTGGCAAAACAAGGCATTACCTTAAATAGTGAAGAAAAAGCACCCTTGATTTCTGATATTACAGATCGGGAAAATTATATTCTAAATAAGTTGCTACTAGAAGAGGCAACTATAAATTTAGATGACTTGACTGAAGAATTATTTATTAGTCGTTCTTCTTTGAGCAAAGATATGCAAGAAATCAAAGAGAAACTAAAACCGTATACGTTAACACTTGCTTCAAAGCATGGCGTGGGTCTTTTTGTTAAAGGGGATGAACGGAGTAAACGCCATTTCATTTTAGATACTTTTTTTGGGAAAAATTATACCAATTCGCTTAAAAAGTATCTAGGTAATAGCCCGCTTTTTCAAGATATTAGTTTTGAAGAATTGACGATTATTATTTTGGATGAAATTAGAGAGGCAAAGTTAAAAATATCTGACATTATTATTCAAAATTTAGTTCTGCATCTTGCCTTAAGTATTAAGCGTTTAAAAGAAGGTTTTGAAATCAAGGAACTTGGAATAGCAGCTGACATTTCTGAAAAGATAGAGTATGAAGTTGCTAGAAAAATAGTCAGTCGGATCGAGGTGTTTTCTAAAATCGCTTTTCCCTCAGAAGAGATATCTTATCTTGCCTTACACTTAATGGCAAAATCAAATCATCCGGTTGTAGAAGAAAATCAAGAACTAACGGGAGCGCTAACTCAGGCTATAGCACTATTAAGTAACAGCCTAGGTTATTCTCTAAACGAAGATTATCAGTTGAAAAGTGGTCTATTGGATCATTTAAAGCCAATGCTAGTTCGGCTCGAAAGAAAAATTTCTTTAGATAATCCATTGACAAGTGAAATAAAAAGTAATTATCCCCAGGCCTTTGAGCTAACTAAAAACTATTTAGGTCAGATGCCAGTTTTAAAAGATTATCAAATTACCGATGATGAATGGGCGTATTTAACTTTACATGTAATGGCAGCAATGGAAAAAGCTAAAGACATGCAAAAAGTCCATGCTTTGATTATTTGTGCTACGGGTTATGGCAGCGCACAATTGTTAAAAAATCGTGTTGTTAACGAATTTGATAACCATATTACAATTACCAATGTTCAGGGGTATTACGAAATTAATGAGACTAGTTTAAATGATGCAGATTTAATCATTTCTTCGATTGATCTTTCGGCTATGGTTTTTCCCATTCCAATTATTCATGTTAGTGTTTTTCTAAATGATGAGGATGTTGCAAGAATTCGGAAAACGATTCATAAAATTAGTACCAAAAATCGACAAATGATAAATCTTAAATTAAATGACGGAAAAGATCAGCGTAAACAAAATATGCTCACAGAACAGATGGGGGAAAAGTATTTTAAACTTTACGACATTGTGCCAACCAAGGAGCAGGTCTTACAAGAATTGGCAGAATTATTGCGTGTTAATGAAGCTGAAAATTATCCTAAAGAATTGTTAGAACAGATTAATCATCGTGAACAAATGGGACAGATTATTTTTAGTGAAAGCATTGTTGTCCCACATCCAGCACTACCGGTGGGAATTTCTACCAAAATTGCTGTGGCGCTGATTCCAAGGGGAATGAGCTGGGATGAAGAAAAGAAAATTCACTTTGTCTTTTTGATTTCGCCTTCTTATATTGAAAATAAAGGAATCACCGTTATGACTAAAGCGATTGTCAAATTAGTAGATTGCTTACCGTTTCAAGAAAAAATGTTAGCAGAACCAACTTTTACCAATTTTAGTCAACTATTTTTACAATTAATGTAA
- the celB gene encoding PTS cellobiose transporter subunit IIC: protein MFNFLQKYLMGPMGKVAQMKIVRAVMAAGMASIPFTIVGSMFLVLNVLPVAFSGLEGIFEASFFKISDLYMVANTMTMGILAIYFAIVFAYELTSIERDEQGLNVNPLTGALLAVFAFFICIPEIVWEGGKMTLVNSITDTEKVVNGIRMGSFADRLGTSGIFTGIIMSVIAVELYCLCVKRNLVIKMPDVVPPGVSRSFTALIPTFVIAFVVMIINGVLIALGTDIFKVIYIPFSFVTNLTNTWLGIMVIYFLIHALWIVGIHGANIITSFLTPIVLANMAANAAGANYPLAGEFNNSYVTVGGSGATLGLIIFIAFMAKSDQLKVLGKASLVPGIFNINEPIIFGMPIVYNPFLALPFFLAPMASASLAYFAIKFEIVKPMLAQMPWPSPVGIGAFIGSGGDWKAAVLAVLCAILAFAIWFPFIKFYDNKLLKEEQEKAKELAA, encoded by the coding sequence ATGTTTAATTTTTTACAAAAATATTTAATGGGACCGATGGGGAAAGTCGCCCAAATGAAAATTGTTCGTGCGGTTATGGCAGCCGGGATGGCTTCCATTCCATTTACTATTGTCGGTTCAATGTTTTTGGTTTTAAATGTGTTACCAGTAGCATTTTCTGGATTAGAGGGAATATTTGAAGCTAGTTTTTTCAAGATCAGTGATTTATATATGGTAGCAAATACTATGACAATGGGTATTTTAGCTATTTATTTTGCAATCGTTTTCGCTTATGAATTGACATCCATTGAACGAGATGAACAAGGCTTAAATGTTAACCCATTAACGGGTGCACTTTTGGCAGTTTTTGCATTCTTTATATGTATCCCTGAAATTGTCTGGGAAGGAGGTAAAATGACGTTAGTTAACTCAATTACCGATACTGAAAAAGTAGTAAATGGGATTCGTATGGGGTCTTTTGCTGATCGTCTAGGGACGTCTGGTATTTTTACTGGTATTATCATGTCCGTTATTGCAGTTGAATTATATTGCTTGTGTGTAAAACGTAATTTAGTAATTAAAATGCCAGATGTTGTGCCACCAGGTGTTTCACGTTCTTTTACCGCTTTAATCCCAACTTTTGTAATCGCTTTTGTTGTAATGATTATTAACGGCGTTTTGATTGCTCTTGGTACAGATATTTTTAAAGTCATCTACATTCCATTTAGTTTTGTGACGAATTTAACCAATACATGGCTAGGAATCATGGTGATTTACTTCTTAATCCATGCACTATGGATTGTCGGAATTCATGGAGCAAATATTATTACTTCTTTTCTAACTCCAATTGTACTAGCCAATATGGCTGCCAATGCGGCGGGAGCAAATTATCCACTAGCTGGTGAATTTAATAATTCTTATGTAACTGTTGGTGGTTCCGGTGCAACGTTAGGATTGATTATTTTTATTGCTTTCATGGCAAAATCAGATCAATTAAAGGTTTTAGGAAAAGCTTCGCTTGTGCCGGGCATTTTTAACATCAATGAACCAATTATTTTTGGTATGCCAATTGTTTACAATCCATTTTTGGCTTTACCATTTTTCTTAGCACCAATGGCTTCAGCATCTTTAGCCTATTTTGCTATTAAATTTGAAATTGTTAAACCAATGCTAGCGCAAATGCCTTGGCCATCTCCAGTAGGAATTGGTGCATTCATTGGTTCCGGTGGTGACTGGAAAGCAGCTGTTTTAGCTGTATTGTGTGCAATACTAGCTTTTGCAATCTGGTTTCCATTCATCAAATTCTATGACAATAAATTGTTGAAAGAAGAACAAGAAAAAGCCAAAGAATTAGCAGCTTAA
- a CDS encoding PTS cellobiose transporter subunit IIA has translation MTPANENVMSSEEIQVAAFEIILNSGNARTTIHKAFAAMRKNDFSNAEQLLNEANEEILQAHKSQTALLKDYAGGKKIEMEIIMVHAQDHLMTTMTLLEVAQEMKYLYEQNAQNQKN, from the coding sequence ATGACACCAGCCAATGAAAATGTGATGAGTAGTGAAGAAATTCAAGTAGCAGCTTTTGAAATTATTTTAAATAGTGGAAATGCTCGTACTACTATTCATAAAGCCTTTGCTGCCATGAGGAAAAATGATTTTAGTAATGCAGAACAGCTTTTAAATGAGGCTAATGAAGAAATTTTACAAGCACATAAATCACAAACCGCGTTATTAAAAGATTATGCAGGTGGCAAAAAAATTGAAATGGAGATCATTATGGTTCATGCACAAGATCACTTGATGACTACGATGACGCTACTAGAAGTTGCCCAAGAAATGAAATATCTTTATGAGCAAAATGCACAAAATCAAAAAAATTAA
- a CDS encoding gluconokinase, with translation MAVFLGIDIGTTAIKLGVIYEQQLLFETSVKLTTYEDKAARYQRASEIIALLEKGIFLIPKDLRKKISIMSFSTAMHSLRPANSQRVFLWSDLQAGETIAEFSKTKLAKDFYQLTGTPIHAMSPFAKLLYFKETNKYQEVTQWSGLKELVLEYFTGEFIIDRACASATGYYDLEKKTWSTEILSYLSIKPNQLAEIVDTTKTLAMKIDKIKHFGFAPRIKVAVGASDGTLAAYASFYRTKRTASLTIGTSAAVRQIVTTAQLEPNKQNFCYYLNEKYFVIGAPSNNGASLLEWSAAQLAKDSSSFFTQLPELLEKTTIGAKGLRFLPYLNGERAPLWDETVRGGFYNLTLQHTREDLLRSVIEGMLLNIRRLVKLVAPKQVLSVSGGFFKTTELAQLASTILGAKCIYAPENEPIFGLYYLYFEPEIPAQRTEYQFVPNPKEQVIYEKLAKDYFR, from the coding sequence TTGGCTGTATTTTTAGGAATCGATATTGGAACCACAGCAATTAAGCTAGGGGTAATTTATGAGCAACAACTATTGTTTGAAACGAGTGTGAAATTAACGACTTATGAAGATAAAGCAGCAAGATACCAACGTGCCTCAGAAATTATCGCTTTGTTAGAAAAAGGGATTTTTCTAATTCCGAAAGATCTACGAAAAAAAATTTCAATAATGAGTTTTAGTACGGCAATGCACAGTTTGCGGCCGGCTAATAGTCAAAGGGTCTTTTTGTGGTCAGACTTACAGGCAGGAGAAACGATTGCGGAATTTTCTAAAACAAAATTAGCGAAAGATTTTTATCAACTAACAGGCACACCGATTCATGCAATGTCGCCCTTTGCAAAACTGCTTTATTTTAAAGAAACTAATAAATATCAAGAAGTGACACAATGGTCGGGGTTAAAAGAACTGGTCTTGGAATACTTTACTGGGGAATTTATCATTGATCGTGCTTGTGCTTCAGCTACAGGATATTATGATTTGGAAAAGAAAACCTGGAGTACAGAAATTCTATCTTATCTGTCAATTAAGCCAAATCAATTAGCTGAAATTGTCGACACGACGAAAACACTGGCTATGAAGATAGATAAAATTAAACACTTTGGTTTTGCACCAAGGATAAAAGTTGCAGTTGGTGCTAGCGATGGCACGCTGGCAGCTTATGCCAGTTTTTATCGCACGAAAAGAACAGCCAGTTTAACAATTGGAACGAGTGCAGCAGTCCGACAAATTGTTACCACTGCGCAATTAGAACCAAATAAACAAAATTTTTGTTACTATTTGAATGAAAAATACTTTGTAATTGGTGCACCTTCTAATAATGGTGCGTCATTATTGGAGTGGTCAGCTGCGCAATTAGCAAAAGATTCCTCTTCATTTTTTACCCAATTACCAGAGCTACTAGAAAAAACGACGATCGGTGCGAAGGGATTACGCTTTTTGCCTTATCTAAATGGTGAAAGAGCACCACTTTGGGATGAAACAGTAAGGGGCGGGTTTTATAACTTAACTCTACAACATACACGTGAAGATTTATTACGCAGTGTCATTGAAGGGATGCTATTAAATATTAGGCGTTTAGTAAAATTGGTAGCACCAAAGCAAGTGTTATCAGTAAGCGGTGGCTTTTTTAAAACGACGGAACTTGCGCAGTTGGCTAGTACAATTTTGGGTGCCAAGTGTATTTATGCGCCAGAAAACGAGCCCATTTTTGGCTTGTACTATTTGTATTTCGAGCCAGAAATACCCGCACAAAGAACAGAATACCAGTTTGTACCAAATCCAAAAGAACAAGTGATTTATGAAAAACTTGCGAAAGATTATTTTCGCTAG
- a CDS encoding LPXTG cell wall anchor domain-containing protein, with product MTFFMTTTGSIAHGSSLDEQNQATVASSGWANANCITFSDDFYLFNSGVTKMQVGQKITVYGEIDFSGDTLPIGQAQIIFSNVDPALAASYDNNLTFDFTNKKGYFSFSIVLLDSIVGPKLFTVKVLDSNPEDKQHLTPYSQTQTIIQDPNDPYLDTKNDDPSEPSEPSEPSEPSEPSEPSEPSEPSEPSEPSEPSEPSEPSEPSEPSGPSEPSEPSEPSEPSEPSEPSEPSEPSEPSKPKQQGNVEKDESSILETKKQKLLPKMGEKENVWLVILGGILSLSVPIFWKFRK from the coding sequence ATGACATTTTTTATGACAACAACTGGTAGTATTGCTCATGGAAGCTCTTTAGACGAACAAAATCAAGCAACTGTTGCATCTAGTGGCTGGGCAAACGCCAATTGCATTACCTTTTCTGATGATTTTTACTTATTTAATTCTGGAGTAACTAAGATGCAAGTAGGTCAAAAAATTACCGTTTATGGTGAAATAGATTTCTCGGGAGATACGCTTCCAATTGGTCAAGCTCAAATTATTTTTTCCAATGTAGACCCTGCGTTAGCTGCATCTTATGATAATAATTTGACTTTTGACTTTACGAATAAAAAAGGATACTTCTCCTTTTCGATTGTTTTACTGGATTCAATTGTTGGTCCTAAATTATTCACGGTGAAAGTTTTGGATAGTAATCCAGAAGATAAACAGCATTTGACTCCTTATAGCCAAACACAAACGATTATCCAAGATCCAAACGATCCATACTTAGATACGAAGAATGACGACCCAAGTGAGCCAAGTGAGCCAAGTGAGCCAAGTGAGCCAAGTGAGCCAAGTGAGCCAAGTGAGCCAAGTGAGCCAAGTGAGCCAAGTGAGCCAAGTGAGCCAAGTGAGCCAAGTGAGCCAAGTGAGCCAAGTGAGCCAAGTGGGCCAAGTGAACCAAGTGAACCAAGTGAACCAAGTGAACCAAGTGAGCCAAGTGAGCCAAGTGAACCAAGTGAACCAAGTGAACCAAGTAAACCAAAGCAGCAAGGTAACGTTGAGAAAGATGAAAGTTCGATTTTAGAAACGAAAAAGCAAAAACTATTACCTAAGATGGGTGAAAAAGAAAATGTTTGGCTAGTTATTTTGGGTGGAATTTTGTCATTATCTGTGCCAATCTTTTGGAAATTTCGTAAATAA
- a CDS encoding ABC transporter ATP-binding protein, translated as MVQMALNHVYKKYDNAENYSVTDFNLNIADREFIVFVGPSGCGKSTTLRMIAGLEDITEGELSIGEKVMNDVAPKDRDIAMVFQNYALYPHMTVFDNMAFGLKLRKYDKADIKTRVENAAEILGLTEYLDRKPAALSGGQRQRVALGRAIVRDAKVFLMDEPLSNLDAKLRVAMRAEIAKLHQRLNTTTIYVTHDQTEAMTMADRIVIMKDGFIQQIGTPQQVYDTPVNVFVAGFIGSPAMNFFNVTLNNGVITDGYGLKLRIPEGKNKILVEKGYEGKEVIFGIRPEDIHSEQVAIDASPEATVNAEVVVSELLGAESMLYTKTGETEFVSKVDARDFHKPGEFIDLAFNINKAHFFDKDSENVIKLP; from the coding sequence ATGGTACAAATGGCATTAAATCATGTCTATAAAAAATACGACAATGCGGAAAACTATTCCGTTACAGATTTTAATTTGAATATCGCAGATCGCGAATTTATCGTTTTCGTTGGTCCTTCAGGTTGTGGTAAATCAACAACTTTACGAATGATTGCTGGCCTTGAAGATATTACAGAAGGCGAACTTTCAATTGGCGAAAAAGTCATGAATGACGTTGCACCAAAAGATCGCGACATCGCCATGGTATTCCAAAACTACGCATTATACCCACATATGACAGTATTTGATAACATGGCTTTTGGTTTGAAATTACGTAAATATGACAAAGCAGATATTAAAACACGGGTTGAAAATGCGGCTGAAATTTTAGGCTTAACAGAATATTTAGACCGTAAACCTGCCGCTTTATCTGGTGGACAACGTCAACGGGTTGCGTTAGGTCGTGCAATCGTTCGTGATGCAAAAGTCTTCTTAATGGATGAACCTTTGTCAAACTTAGATGCAAAATTACGTGTTGCCATGCGTGCTGAAATTGCGAAATTACACCAACGCTTAAACACAACTACAATTTACGTAACCCATGACCAAACTGAAGCTATGACAATGGCTGACCGAATTGTTATCATGAAAGATGGTTTTATCCAACAAATCGGCACACCGCAACAAGTATACGATACACCGGTAAATGTCTTTGTTGCAGGCTTCATTGGCTCTCCTGCTATGAACTTCTTCAACGTTACATTAAATAACGGAGTAATCACAGATGGCTATGGCTTAAAATTACGTATTCCAGAAGGAAAAAATAAAATTTTAGTTGAAAAAGGTTACGAAGGAAAAGAAGTTATCTTTGGTATTCGTCCTGAAGATATTCACTCTGAACAAGTCGCAATTGACGCTTCACCAGAAGCAACAGTTAACGCTGAAGTCGTTGTTTCAGAATTACTTGGAGCAGAATCCATGTTGTATACAAAAACTGGCGAAACTGAATTTGTATCAAAAGTTGATGCCCGTGACTTCCATAAACCAGGTGAATTCATTGACCTTGCTTTCAATATCAATAAAGCTCATTTCTTTGATAAAGATAGCGAAAATGTTATTAAATTACCTTAA
- a CDS encoding CHAP domain-containing protein, with translation MKKSLLSALLVCSLTLAAVPSNVAFADTIDEKIEAQDQKINSLQGQQADVSNQISSLEAEIAAVAEKVSDLENKQAKLNEDTMKLQDKIATLKVRIAKREEAIKKQARDVQVNGQSTNFIDAVVESDSLSDAIGRVQAMTTIVKANNDLVAQQKRDKQAVETKVKENEEKVNALAANQKELETQKNAIANKQAELNVLKANLAAEEATAKSDKDKLNKQKAQAEAEAARIRKEQEAKAAAAAKEAARQEKLAAQAQQETTTPANNESGSTAGSTETNKPAQDNQTGNTGNNNNNNSNDNDTNNDNNDSGNNNWGGSGNGIDHSGSGNMYAQGQCTWYVKQVAPWVGTYWGNGAQWGGSAAADGYRVDGTPAAGAVVVFAGGQSVGSWNADPVYGHVAYVESYNAANNTITISQGGMGFSSPTGPNIETLSASGLTYIHR, from the coding sequence GTGAAGAAGAGTTTGTTATCAGCATTATTAGTTTGCTCATTAACACTTGCAGCCGTACCAAGTAATGTAGCCTTTGCAGATACTATTGATGAGAAAATTGAAGCACAGGATCAAAAAATTAACAGCTTACAAGGTCAACAGGCTGATGTTTCCAATCAAATTAGTTCATTAGAAGCTGAAATTGCCGCAGTTGCTGAAAAAGTCAGCGACTTAGAAAATAAACAAGCTAAATTAAATGAAGACACAATGAAATTGCAAGATAAAATCGCTACATTAAAAGTGCGAATTGCTAAACGCGAAGAAGCAATCAAAAAACAAGCTCGCGATGTTCAAGTGAACGGTCAAAGCACAAACTTTATCGATGCAGTTGTTGAGTCTGACTCTCTATCAGATGCTATTGGTCGCGTTCAAGCGATGACAACAATTGTTAAGGCCAACAACGACTTGGTTGCCCAACAAAAACGTGACAAACAAGCAGTTGAAACAAAAGTTAAAGAAAATGAAGAAAAAGTTAACGCACTAGCTGCTAACCAAAAAGAGTTAGAAACACAAAAAAATGCGATTGCCAATAAGCAAGCCGAATTAAATGTCTTAAAAGCTAACTTAGCTGCTGAAGAAGCAACTGCTAAAAGCGACAAAGATAAATTAAATAAACAAAAAGCTCAAGCAGAAGCAGAAGCAGCTCGTATCCGCAAAGAACAAGAAGCAAAAGCTGCAGCTGCTGCAAAAGAAGCAGCTCGTCAAGAAAAATTAGCAGCACAAGCACAACAAGAAACTACTACTCCTGCTAATAATGAATCTGGTTCAACTGCAGGATCAACTGAAACAAATAAACCTGCGCAAGATAACCAAACTGGTAATACTGGTAATAACAATAATAATAATTCAAATGATAACGATACAAACAATGATAATAACGACTCTGGTAATAATAACTGGGGTGGTTCAGGTAATGGAATCGATCATTCTGGCTCAGGTAATATGTATGCACAAGGACAATGTACTTGGTATGTAAAACAAGTTGCGCCTTGGGTAGGCACTTACTGGGGTAATGGAGCACAATGGGGTGGTTCAGCTGCTGCTGATGGTTACCGCGTTGATGGAACACCAGCTGCTGGAGCAGTTGTAGTATTTGCTGGTGGCCAAAGTGTTGGTAGTTGGAATGCTGATCCAGTATATGGTCACGTAGCTTACGTTGAATCATACAATGCAGCTAACAACACAATTACAATTTCACAAGGTGGTATGGGCTTCTCATCACCAACTGGTCCAAACATCGAAACATTAAGCGCATCTGGCTTAACTTATATTCACCGTTAA